One region of Niallia sp. Man26 genomic DNA includes:
- a CDS encoding membrane protein → MAMVYRSLFYGIGLLILSFGATLTIKANLGAGPWDALNVGLSALLGLTIGSWIVIIGILLIFVNALLLMRKPELLSLFTVFILGFFVDFWMAHLTNVFNYFLFLNQLLLLIAGLAIIGLGIATYLQASFPLNPIDEFMVSLQERFGLNIMASKLIGEVLALVFAFLVNGPIGVGTVIIALGIGPAIQVFHPLCCGIMDKLALK, encoded by the coding sequence ATGGCGATGGTTTACCGCAGTCTTTTTTATGGTATCGGACTATTGATTTTGTCATTCGGCGCGACATTGACAATCAAGGCAAACTTAGGGGCAGGGCCATGGGATGCTTTAAATGTAGGCTTGTCAGCATTGTTAGGTTTGACAATTGGCAGCTGGATAGTTATTATCGGCATCTTGCTGATATTTGTCAATGCACTTCTATTGATGAGAAAACCTGAGCTGCTGTCATTATTCACTGTGTTCATTTTAGGTTTTTTCGTAGATTTTTGGATGGCGCATCTTACGAATGTCTTTAATTATTTTCTTTTCCTTAATCAGCTGCTTCTGCTTATTGCTGGACTCGCTATTATCGGCTTAGGGATTGCTACCTATTTGCAGGCAAGCTTTCCGCTGAATCCGATTGATGAGTTCATGGTCAGCCTGCAAGAGCGATTTGGACTTAATATCATGGCTTCCAAGCTGATCGGCGAGGTTTTGGCATTAGTATTTGCTTTTTTAGTCAACGGACCAATTGGGGTCGGGACAGTGATTATTGCTCTTGGAATCGGACCTGCCATTCAAGTGTTTCATCCGCTTTGCTGTGGAATAATGGACAAATTAGCGCTTAAATAA
- a CDS encoding YfkD famly protein, which yields MKRIGIILLAFLMMLPNIAPAFAEKPKDKQDMPKSKLVAIPNSAMNITKENTYPNPSQDLPKLQPSELTQTLIDSSRVKIENPDLIRMLNETTVNSTPFAIGYKAIVYLGQWPLNYESTETAPNWEYQKINTNFYDNRGGKAPYQIHYVQESQKIIRGGLTAKIPNAEEVKKMMMLKAMQNSGLPLAFETVIGTGTKKDQIYNIPAKRLGYLYGYAPAVNEKGKVTYGEVYLMLKGGKKSIVVKNVTSQGIGAWIPVQDHVSFGFVASEKPK from the coding sequence TTGAAACGAATTGGTATTATTCTACTAGCTTTTCTAATGATGCTGCCTAACATTGCGCCAGCATTTGCAGAAAAACCGAAAGACAAGCAAGATATGCCAAAATCAAAACTGGTTGCCATTCCGAATTCAGCTATGAACATCACAAAGGAAAACACATATCCGAATCCTTCGCAGGACTTGCCGAAGCTGCAGCCGAGTGAGCTGACACAGACGCTTATTGATTCTTCAAGGGTGAAAATTGAAAATCCTGACTTAATTCGCATGCTGAATGAGACAACGGTCAACAGCACACCATTTGCGATAGGATATAAGGCGATTGTCTATTTGGGTCAATGGCCATTAAATTATGAATCAACAGAAACAGCCCCTAACTGGGAGTATCAAAAGATAAACACAAACTTTTATGACAACAGAGGCGGAAAAGCGCCATATCAAATACACTATGTGCAAGAGTCTCAGAAAATCATCAGAGGCGGCCTGACTGCAAAAATTCCGAATGCAGAGGAAGTCAAAAAAATGATGATGCTCAAAGCAATGCAGAACTCCGGGCTGCCGCTTGCTTTTGAAACAGTGATAGGAACTGGCACGAAAAAAGACCAGATTTATAATATTCCTGCCAAAAGATTAGGCTATTTATATGGATACGCACCTGCTGTGAATGAAAAAGGAAAGGTCACTTATGGAGAAGTGTATTTAATGCTGAAGGGCGGAAAGAAATCAATTGTCGTTAAAAATGTAACGTCCCAAGGTATTGGTGCATGGATTCCAGTTCAAGATCATGTTTCCTTCGGATTTGTGGCCAGCGAAAAGCCGAAATAA
- the yfkAB gene encoding radical SAM/CxCxxxxC motif protein YfkAB, translating into MISQKNPIVNPKNDPWEAYMDITQHGGLTLSNIEFTTTTLCNMRCEHCAVGYTLQPKDPNALPIDLLLKRLDEIPHLRSMSITGGEPMMSRRSVENYVVPLFKYAHSRGVKTQINSNLTLGLDRYEPIIPYLDVLHISHNWGTEEEFAERGFAMMARKPSYEQRGKLFKNIITNSRALVEAGVVVSAETMLNKQTLPYLEHIHRQIVDEMKCQRHEIHPMYPSDFASTMETLTLEEMRQSIHHLLDIRDENVWMLFGTLPFYPCSSTKEDQELLKRLYASKNVTVRNDPDGRSRLNVNIFSGDVIVTDFGDTPPLGNIQTDNLEDIFQKWLATDLASSLNCHCPSVQCLGPNVLVKNSYYRDIDFSKKAALIQR; encoded by the coding sequence ATGATTTCTCAAAAAAATCCGATTGTAAACCCTAAGAATGATCCTTGGGAAGCTTATATGGATATAACTCAGCATGGAGGGCTGACACTCTCCAATATAGAATTTACGACAACAACATTATGTAATATGCGCTGTGAGCATTGTGCTGTCGGCTACACCCTTCAGCCGAAAGACCCGAATGCATTGCCGATTGATCTGCTTTTAAAGAGACTTGATGAGATTCCTCATCTCCGCTCTATGAGCATCACAGGCGGTGAGCCGATGATGAGCCGCAGATCTGTCGAAAACTATGTTGTTCCGCTGTTCAAATATGCCCATAGCAGAGGTGTAAAGACACAGATTAACTCCAATCTGACACTAGGTCTTGACAGATATGAACCAATCATTCCATATTTAGATGTTTTGCATATATCTCATAACTGGGGTACGGAAGAGGAGTTTGCTGAACGAGGCTTTGCGATGATGGCAAGAAAGCCGTCTTACGAACAAAGAGGCAAACTTTTCAAAAATATCATTACTAACAGCAGGGCATTAGTGGAAGCAGGTGTGGTCGTTTCTGCAGAAACGATGCTGAATAAACAGACACTTCCTTACTTAGAGCATATTCACCGTCAAATTGTTGATGAGATGAAATGCCAACGCCATGAAATACATCCAATGTATCCATCTGATTTCGCTTCAACGATGGAAACATTAACACTGGAGGAAATGCGTCAAAGCATCCATCACTTGCTAGACATAAGAGATGAAAATGTCTGGATGCTGTTTGGAACACTGCCATTTTATCCATGCAGCAGTACAAAAGAAGATCAAGAGCTGCTGAAACGCCTGTATGCAAGTAAAAATGTTACTGTCCGCAACGATCCTGACGGCCGTTCCCGTCTGAATGTTAATATCTTCTCAGGAGATGTTATCGTTACAGACTTTGGGGATACACCACCATTAGGTAATATTCAAACAGATAACCTGGAAGATATATTCCAAAAATGGCTGGCAACAGATTTAGCATCTTCCCTTAACTGCCACTGCCCAAGTGTGCAATGTTTAGGTCCAAATGTGCTTGTTAAAAACAGCTATTACCGAGATATTGATTTCTCGAAAAAAGCAGCATTAATTCAACGTTAA
- a CDS encoding YtxH domain-containing protein: MSNENKGNSKLLAGIVIGSVIGTTLSLMDRTTRTNAKVKVKQWKESTNQLVHELRENPSQVKQDTSEKLHYLSDTMREVMNDSQTMFQHIQNTINARTQDLKEIAGDFKQLYFQSKRQYQSIQHKLQQTKEQIGMNGNSSSDNQLLPVVAQDHSLMEREKATL, translated from the coding sequence ATGTCTAATGAAAACAAGGGAAACAGTAAACTATTGGCTGGAATCGTCATTGGAAGTGTCATTGGGACAACATTATCCCTCATGGACCGTACAACAAGGACAAATGCTAAGGTGAAAGTGAAGCAGTGGAAGGAATCAACCAACCAGCTTGTGCATGAGCTGAGAGAAAACCCTAGTCAGGTAAAGCAAGATACTAGTGAAAAACTGCATTATTTAAGTGATACAATGCGAGAGGTTATGAATGACAGCCAAACAATGTTTCAGCATATTCAAAACACAATCAATGCAAGGACACAAGATTTAAAAGAAATAGCAGGCGATTTCAAGCAGCTTTACTTTCAATCGAAACGCCAATATCAGTCTATCCAACATAAATTGCAACAGACAAAAGAACAGATTGGCATGAACGGAAACTCATCCAGTGACAATCAGCTGTTGCCAGTAGTCGCACAGGACCACTCCCTGATGGAAAGGGAAAAGGCTACCCTATAA
- a CDS encoding SE1561 family protein, with protein sequence MGSSITDKNEQVDFLKTRLNMFLDVLDAIDPEEAELEDIDRLIEMIDDIESKCNEFKHRDI encoded by the coding sequence TTGGGCAGTTCGATTACAGACAAAAATGAACAAGTTGATTTTTTAAAAACGAGATTAAATATGTTTCTTGATGTATTGGATGCGATTGATCCAGAAGAAGCGGAGCTTGAGGATATTGACCGCTTGATTGAAATGATTGACGATATTGAATCGAAATGCAATGAATTTAAACATAGAGACATTTAA
- a CDS encoding fumarate hydratase, whose protein sequence is MNIKNLKTSIYQLIEETSTNLPKDVRRAIKKAALRENAGTRSAMSLDTIQANIGMADMEVSPICQDTGLPTFKIKTPVGTNQLEIKAVIYECMELATQRGKLRPNSVDSLTGDNSGNNLGAGTPVIKFEQWEKDYIDIGLILKGGGCENKNIQYSLPCELDGLGRAGRDLDGIRKCILHSVYQAQGQGCSAGFIGVGIGGDRSSGYDLAKEQLFRSVDDINENAELAALEEYILENANKLGIGTMGFGGETTLLGCKIGVMNRIPASFFVSVAYNCWAFRRLGIKIDAISGSILAWKYDDGEKINFAGKQEADSQEEDKVIKLTAPITEAKIRSLKVGDVVEISGMMYTGRDAIHKYLSTNDSPIDLNGQIIYHCGPVMLKSEDDVWHVKAAGPTTSIREEPYQGDIMKKFGIRAVMGKGGMGPKTLKALGEHGGVYLNAIGGAAQYYADCIKSVQGVDLMQFGIPEAMWHLQVENFRAVVTMDSHGNSLHEDIEKSSLEKLSQFKEAVYS, encoded by the coding sequence GTGAATATCAAGAATTTAAAAACAAGCATTTATCAGTTGATTGAAGAAACATCCACAAATCTTCCAAAAGATGTCCGCCGCGCTATTAAAAAGGCAGCGCTAAGGGAAAACGCAGGAACAAGATCGGCAATGAGCCTTGATACAATTCAAGCCAATATAGGCATGGCAGATATGGAAGTATCGCCCATTTGCCAGGATACCGGTCTGCCTACCTTTAAAATTAAGACACCAGTCGGTACAAATCAGCTTGAAATAAAAGCTGTAATCTATGAGTGCATGGAATTGGCGACACAAAGGGGGAAGCTTCGCCCGAATTCTGTTGATTCACTGACAGGAGATAACAGCGGCAACAACCTAGGAGCAGGAACGCCTGTTATTAAGTTTGAACAATGGGAAAAAGACTACATAGACATTGGCCTTATTCTTAAAGGTGGAGGCTGTGAAAACAAGAATATCCAGTACAGCCTGCCTTGTGAGCTTGATGGTCTTGGCCGAGCTGGCAGAGACTTGGACGGTATCCGTAAATGCATCCTCCATTCTGTTTACCAGGCCCAAGGGCAAGGCTGCAGTGCAGGCTTTATCGGTGTCGGCATCGGCGGCGACCGCTCAAGCGGCTATGATCTGGCTAAGGAGCAGCTTTTCCGTTCCGTAGATGATATCAATGAAAACGCAGAGCTTGCAGCCTTAGAAGAGTATATTTTGGAAAATGCTAATAAGCTTGGAATCGGTACGATGGGGTTTGGCGGTGAAACAACCTTGCTTGGCTGCAAGATTGGTGTGATGAACCGTATTCCAGCAAGTTTCTTTGTCTCTGTCGCTTATAACTGCTGGGCATTCCGCCGCTTAGGAATTAAGATTGACGCCATATCAGGCAGTATACTTGCGTGGAAATATGATGATGGAGAGAAAATAAACTTTGCAGGCAAACAAGAAGCTGATTCACAAGAAGAGGATAAAGTTATTAAGCTGACAGCACCAATAACAGAAGCAAAAATCCGTTCCTTAAAGGTCGGCGATGTAGTTGAAATCAGCGGAATGATGTATACAGGCAGAGATGCAATCCATAAATATTTGAGCACAAACGATTCACCAATTGATTTAAATGGACAAATTATCTATCATTGCGGTCCGGTTATGCTTAAAAGTGAAGATGATGTATGGCATGTAAAGGCAGCAGGACCAACAACGAGTATTCGTGAAGAGCCGTATCAAGGCGATATTATGAAAAAATTCGGCATCCGCGCTGTTATGGGTAAAGGCGGAATGGGTCCCAAAACCTTAAAAGCATTAGGCGAGCATGGCGGTGTTTATTTAAATGCAATCGGCGGAGCTGCTCAATATTACGCTGACTGCATTAAGTCTGTTCAAGGTGTTGATCTGATGCAATTCGGCATACCGGAAGCAATGTGGCATCTTCAAGTCGAAAATTTCCGTGCCGTTGTAACAATGGATTCACACGGCAATTCCTTGCACGAGGATATAGAGAAGTCATCATTGGAAAAACTTTCTCAGTTCAAGGAAGCTGTCTATAGTTGA
- the pdaA gene encoding delta-lactam-biosynthetic de-N-acetylase, with protein sequence MLVQHPVLANVSNQPQHWGFKKSSNEQPAEAGQPLDQLLQKYGAFYKDSPDEKVLYLTFDNGYENGYTGKILDVLKKEKVPATFFVTGHYLQSATDLVKRMADEGHIIGNHSYHHPDFTQVSDSRLKEELDKVAKETEEITGKKGMQYLRPPRGVFSERTLKLAKDLGYTQVFWSLAFVDWKTDQQRGWQYSYDNMMKQAHPGCIMLLHTVSKDNADALEAAIKDLKKRGYTFKSLDDFMEKQQKAKEKSPN encoded by the coding sequence ATGCTAGTACAGCATCCTGTGCTGGCGAACGTTTCCAACCAGCCTCAGCATTGGGGCTTCAAAAAATCAAGCAATGAGCAGCCGGCAGAAGCAGGGCAGCCGCTTGATCAACTTCTCCAGAAATATGGAGCATTTTATAAGGACAGCCCCGATGAGAAGGTATTGTACTTAACTTTTGATAATGGCTATGAAAATGGCTATACAGGGAAAATCCTTGATGTGCTGAAAAAAGAAAAGGTACCAGCAACCTTCTTCGTAACAGGACATTACTTACAAAGCGCCACAGATTTGGTGAAACGAATGGCTGATGAAGGGCATATTATCGGGAATCACTCGTACCATCATCCTGATTTCACACAAGTATCTGATTCTAGACTAAAAGAGGAACTGGATAAGGTGGCGAAAGAAACAGAAGAGATTACAGGCAAAAAAGGGATGCAATACTTACGGCCTCCCCGCGGTGTATTTAGTGAACGTACTTTGAAGCTTGCTAAAGATCTCGGCTATACACAAGTGTTCTGGTCTTTAGCGTTTGTTGACTGGAAAACCGATCAGCAAAGGGGCTGGCAATACAGCTACGACAATATGATGAAGCAGGCGCATCCTGGCTGCATAATGCTTTTGCATACTGTATCAAAAGATAATGCAGATGCGTTAGAAGCTGCGATTAAAGACTTAAAGAAAAGAGGCTATACTTTTAAAAGCCTTGATGACTTTATGGAAAAGCAGCAAAAAGCTAAAGAGAAAAGTCCGAATTAA